AACACATCCTTGTCTGTCAGAATGAAGAATGTGTGAATAAGACTGAAAATGTACAAGGAGTCTGTAAGAAAGGAGCCTGTGACATCATCATCAAGGATCTGAGCTTCAGAGATGCTGGGAAATATATTTTGAGATTCAGTTCTAAAAATGATCCAAAAGAGGAGAAGAGACAAGAGGAGAAGACATACAGACTTCATATTCATGGTAAAGCCAAAACTGAACAAACCAGCAGCATGTGCTTTCTGTTTTATTCCTTCAGTAAATAACGACATACACACTAAACAGACACATCTCGCCTAGTATGATGGCTATTTCAATATGGCAGATTTTTAAATGACTACATTTGGTGTTTATGTGTTTAAAGCATTGATTAACTGCTTAATGTCTGTCTATTTCTCCTCAGATGAGGTTTCTGTGAAAATCGGCGAGGAGCTGAAGTTAGATGTTCTGTTGTCAGAAGCTGATAAATGTCAGCATCAGAACAAAACCAGCGCAGCGTGGACGGAGGTCTGGAGCAGAAGTGATGGAGTTCAGAGCAATCGACTGACCGACACTGATGGAAACATTACCATTAATAACTTTACAGCCAGAGATGCAGGAACATACAGAGTTCTGGACACTAAAGGAGAAATCTTgttcacagtcacaatcacagcTGAGAGAAACTCAGTGGAAGTTTAATCATATTATGGTTAAAAAAGTTTCTCTATTATGATTTAAACTTCAAACTGTGTTATTAACCCTTCAATATCCTCTACAGAATCTAGAAGAGAATCAAAGGGGAAAACTGGACGACACTGATAAACAGAGTAAGTAAAACAGGAGCCATTGAGAGCTTTACAAAATCTTTAATCAGTttgtttaaacatgaaaaaaaaaaacgttttaagtAATTGTAAGTTGCTCTCTTCCCATCTTTCCTCTTCCATCTGTCTGGGTTGTGTCAGTTTGTAGTGTGTTTGGTGATTCTGGCTGTGATTATGATTTCTGTCATCATATGGAGACGTCAGCACAGAGATATCACACACAGGTTCCAGCAGAGGAGAATACAGAGCACACACAGGAACTGAAGAAACTATAATGATCTTCACTGAACGTGACTCAActtatttttgtcttcatttggaGTGGTTAAACTACACAGGAGCCTGAACAGCTGGTGacgcaataataataatagatgttgTTGGTCTTTAgaggtaatttttttgttttgatgttttttgctgcacaatggtgccacattgttgtgtccaatgtttctacatttttatgtacatgttctaatgggattctttaatttacatttattcatttagcagatacttttattttacatgttgtagacaacgaaatagcaattgatttaccgtttttttagttttaacataaaacaaaataaattataaaatgataaacctcacaactgaaattttatatttctgggatgagtcagaagtataaattattatattatttaaaacagatttatgtgagtgaatattcgcattggtctgaacaaaaaactgcagactggattattgaaaatgcacattcattctctgccagtaggggtgcttttggagtcagaaatatagtggtttccctggtgacagctctaaacaaaacagctcagctcataaattgtactttatcaggtaaaatgaaaaatgtgagttaccagcgtaagcctacattttattttagtcattttaacttagggctgtcagtcaattaaaatatataatcacgattaatcgcatgattgtcatgagttaacttgtgaataatcgcaacttaattgcacatttttatctgttctaaatgtaccttaaatgaatattttccccatggtttcacagacaaggcttaagctagtcccagactaaaatgcatgtttgagctgtctcaactgaaaatatcttgctctgacatatcttaaaactcattgttctgtgtcaatatgcacacctgtaacactttcttttaaggcatttttgtaatgtaaaaattaatttatgcaataaatgtttattattagtgaaaccagttaacagagcatgaagagtagacatgtttcataggtcatagatgtttttcaaagaacttgttcatgtctattagacacatgaaaaaaaacaaaaaaaacaaaaacagaaagcttcctattacttctctttctttgcactgagcactttacacaaacctgtttgcattttcacatgacagggcagctcacttctgaacatgcaaaatgtacatttattatttattattacatttgtttgcctctctgtgccacatactgtatttttgatgcagctaaattctcaaaactgttttcattgatacatttgactgtttgttgtcagacaacgggatgaatatgaaataatgactgaaacgcgacccattaagactaaccagctctcccttccgagaagttaatctgcaaaaaaatatataatcgtgccgtcgtctgataaaaatcaaatagtctacagaatagcttgaagacaatagctgtgctgtgatttcagctatactcatatgtaaaattagagaagcaacatatcagtgttttaactgaaagcgcagctcctttcagccgcgcgctgaacgcagagagagaagtgtgcgcgcgctgggaaagagggaccttgcgctcgtgcggcagtcagctttagatgcataaaattttattttgctacaagctggatacacaagaagcacgttcaactcggacgcgcagacgaatgtcgtgcataaacaccgtaaacagcaaccgttcgcgtgtccgcgcttaatgcgcatctcctttatgaaaagcattagggggcccttggcttttgggggcccaaggcagtcgcctacctttgcctaatgggtaagtccgcccctgtaaacagcaaccgttcgcggaACACATAGTGATGCCAATTGCCTTCGACACCAACAGGATTCTTTTAAccagagccggac
The Cyprinus carpio isolate SPL01 chromosome A19, ASM1834038v1, whole genome shotgun sequence genome window above contains:
- the LOC122148714 gene encoding uncharacterized protein LOC122148714; this encodes MFRCFNLLLLLFCLVNQSKTPPVGSNSVTRKKADSFRLSCKVDNNEIIYLIRQSKHILVCQNEECVNKTENVQGVCKKGACDIIIKDLSFRDAGKYILRFSSKNDPKEEKRQEEKTYRLHIHDEVSVKIGEELKLDVLLSEADKCQHQNKTSAAWTEVWSRSDGVQSNRLTDTDGNITINNFTARDAGTYRVLDTKGEILFTVTITAERNSVENLEENQRGKLDDTDKQTMEEACDLIDAESA